From Solea senegalensis isolate Sse05_10M linkage group LG19, IFAPA_SoseM_1, whole genome shotgun sequence, the proteins below share one genomic window:
- the LOC122784926 gene encoding uncharacterized protein LOC122784926 has translation MSVDGTKLLFEGFLQKRKDTMKIRWVTYWFRLQNTTLFFYTRKNGSALHLRSYYYIYTVQSVREVQRPDSSRRFMFEINMKNGKRKMLAAETAALRREWVHQLWEAMHLSFCRSSDSRGTNLDECEQRDRQNSSSTHLCTHGNTGMESLPAGLISAPSPSVQIHCGVVASPTNLPQELNSDGLNYQQSVGFSSAVDGREVVYDVLPIRKEIDISTQVNEGVYDTPLSYKRLAAPQVAAESIYDIPSVHLRNVSDHITEGLYENVCWRM, from the exons ATGTCTGTAGACGGGACCAAGTTACTGTTTGAGGGCTTCCTGCAGAAAAGAAAGGATACTATG AAAATAAGGTGGGTGACGTATTGGTTCAGGCTTCAAAATACCACCTTGTTCTTCTATACCAGGAAGAATGGCAGTGCT tTACACTTGAGAAGCTATTACTACATTTACACA GTGCAGTCAGTGCGAGAGGTCCAGAGACCTGACAGCAGCAGGCGCTTTATGTTTGAAATCAACATGAAGaatgggaaaagaaaaatgttg gcagcAGAGACGGCAGCTCTCAGGAGAGAGTGGGTACATCAACTGTGGGAAGCCATGCATCTTTCTTTCTGTAGATCTTCAGACAGCAGAGGCACAAA CCTTGATGAGTGTGAGCAGcgagacagacagaacagcagcagcacacacctCTGCACCCATGGCAACACTGGGATGGAGTCTCTTCCTGCTGGGCTCATCTCTGCACCTTCTCCTTCAGTCCAAATCCACTGTGGCGTTGTTGCCTCCCCCACAAACCTGCCTCAGGAGCTGAACA GCGACGGTCTCAACTATCAGCAGTCCGTTGGGTTCAGCAGTGCAGTGGACGGTCGAGAAGTAGTTTATGACGTTTTACCAATTAGAAAAg AGATCGACATTTCAACACAGGTGAACGAGGGAGTGTATGACACTCCACTGTCTTACAAGAGACTTGCTGCTCCCCAGG tCGCAGCAGAGAGCATCTACGATATACCAAGCGTTCATTTGAGAAACGTGTCTGATCACATCACAG AGGGGCTTTACGAGAACGTATGCTGGAGGATGTGA